The DNA window CAATCGCCTGGCGCCGCATTATTGCAAGTATAGCGCCAAGGCGGCCGGCCGCAAAGAAGCCTCTTTCAATCGAGCGCGGAGGGAAAGGAGGGAGAGAGAAATCAGTGGCGGCAGTGCAAGGAGATGAGATCGGTCGCGGATGATCTTCACGGTGCGTTAGCGAGCGCGTGAGGACTGCGGCCGTCGAGGAAAAGTGTGTACTTGGCCTTGAGGAGTCATGTGCCGGTCGCGCCCGGGCCCGTGAAGGTACCCTTTCTTTCGCTCTCGCCGAAGGCGCTGACGCTCTTCGGGGGGGAGCTGCTCGAGGCGGTGCCGCCGCTCTTGCCACTCTCGCCGAAGGCGCTGGCGCTCCTCGGGAGGCAGCTGTTGGAACTTTCGCCGCCGCTCTTTCCATTCGCGGCGTAGACGCTGGCGTTCTTCGGGAGGGAGCTGCTGGAACTGCTTCCAGCGCTCGCGCATGCGCTCGCGCTTCTCGGGAGGAAGATTACGGAACTTGCGGTAGCGTTCCCGCAAGGCTTGGCGCTTTTCCGGGGGAAGCTCCTGCCAACGGTGGTGTC is part of the Candidatus Methylomirabilota bacterium genome and encodes:
- a CDS encoding DUF3106 domain-containing protein; this translates as MRRIIVSLLSCVLLLPAVISSWAQDRQPRGPYPQSFAQSQAASPKGSRKEELRRWWQSLSPEEQQRLRNLREQWQTLSPKQKQAMRKRLEAFRRLSPQEQKRLRQNLRRWQQLTPKERKRLRKRHHRWQELPPEKRQALRERYRKFRNLPPEKRERMRERWKQFQQLPPEERQRLRREWKERRRKFQQLPPEERQRLRREWQERRHRLEQLPPEERQRLRRERKKGYLHGPGRDRHMTPQGQVHTFPRRPQSSRAR